The following proteins are co-located in the Schistocerca nitens isolate TAMUIC-IGC-003100 chromosome 2, iqSchNite1.1, whole genome shotgun sequence genome:
- the LOC126234709 gene encoding glutathione S-transferase 1-like, with translation MAPLTLHNLHVSPPCRLVRLIAGVIGVDLKIEDVKDVFKDMKTPEMLKKNPQHTVPTLEDNGLCITEIRAIAMYLVSKYAKDDSLYPKDVNKRVLVDQRLFFDQDLYQRIASILLPKLHGKQSDPANIEKVNDSLETLNRMLDGKQWLAGDNITLADYAVAVSLSALEFDPECGINPTNQPNIKLWLSRVEGSHAKYGDNLKELREALQKMRQK, from the exons ATGGCTCCACTGACTCTTCACAACCTTCATGTGAGCCCTCCATGTCGCCTAGTGCGACTAATTGCTGGTGTAATCGGTGTTGATCTCAAGATAGAGGATGTAAAGGATGTCTTTAAGGACATGAAGACACCTGAAATGTTGAAG AAAAATCCGCAACATACAGTGCCTACACTGGAAGATAATGGTCTGTGCATTACTGAAAT CCGTGCCATTGCCATGTACCTCGTCTCAAAGTATGCGAAGGATGATTCTCTCTACCCGAAGGATGTAAACAAACGTGTTCTCGTCGACCAAAGACTATTTTTTGATCAAGATTTGTATCAGAGAATTGCTAGTATTCTT TTGCCAAAACTACATGGCAAACAGTCAGACCCCGCCAATATTGAAAAAGTAAACGACAGCCTGGAAACGCTGAACCGAATGTTGGATGGCAAACAGTGGCTAGCAGGAGACAATATTACACTTGCTGATTACGCTGTCGCAGTTTCCTTGTCAGCACTGGAG TTTGATCCAGAGTGTGGGATTAATCCCACTAACCAGCCCAACATTAAGCTGTGGCTTTCACGTGTTGAAGGTTCTCACGCAAAATACGGAGATAACCTGAAAGAACTTCGCGAAGCGTTGCAGAAAATGAGGCAGAAATAA